From the genome of Setaria viridis chromosome 1, Setaria_viridis_v4.0, whole genome shotgun sequence:
TTCAGCTCCAAAAATTATAGGAACAAGTGGGAATAGTCGTTTTTGCCCAAAGGTTTTGCTCTGTGCTACAGTTCCGCGCTACAGTACCATGCTACAGTGCCGCGCTACAGTACCCAAAAGGTCATGCACTGCTCATGTTTCTTTttcacatggaaaaaaaatttcgTACTAGATAACATATCCATTACTTGTTccaataaaaattaaaatttgtTTCATGTGACATCAAATGAAATTACAAAATTAACCACATCAATATTaactagttccaagcaagagaaagaGCGGTGGCCAACTCATCACGAAATACATCCATAGTAGGAGCATTGGCATTCGAAGTAGACCCGTCCGACGCCAAGGGAGAAACTGCATATTTGTTATACCTTTCCGGGATAGTAGGTATGTAATTAGGATCACGATCACACCGATCAAAGTCAATGTCTTCACCTCCATGTTCACGGATATAATTATGAAGGACCATAGTAGccacaacaatcatcttttgcttgtacataGGGTACGGTGGCATCTTGTAGagaatttgccacttcatttttaataaTCCAAATGATCTCTCAATAACATTGCGAATAGATGAGTGAACACGATTGAACCTTTCCGCGGGAGTCTTTGGTTCCATACCCCTATGCCATTCGGGTAAatgatacctttcacccttgtacgGAGCTAGATACCCAGGGCGATTAGGATAACCCGCATCAACAACATAGTATTTGCCTGCAAAATGAGAAGATAATATAAGTTATTATTTGTTCAGCACTAGGACAAGTAAAACAAAAATCATATGAAGACGATGTTACCTTGTggaggatgtgggaagaatTCTTCGTCCACTCTAATTGCATTGTACAGCACACTTGTGTCATGCATAGCTCCGGGTTGACCCGTGGATACATAAGTGAAACGCATGTCGAAATCACAAACAGCTAGAACATTTTGTGTTGCCATTCCGGTTTTCCCAATATATCTTACCATCTCCTCAGGTGACAGAGCGACACGAATATGAGTACCATCAAGAGCACCTATGCAATCTTTAAAGTGTGGATATGCACGTCTGTCATCTCTTATCCTTTTATGGACAGTAGGGAAGTTTGGATTTTTTGGTCTAATAAAATCCTTTGCCATAGCAATCAAACATAATAAGACCTCATCAAATTTCCTACTTATAGTTTCACCGGAGTGGTTGAATCTATTTTGAGCTCTCCTATTTGACTCATTTCCACCCAAAGTGTATAATAAGATGGCCAACATCTCAAGCGTGTTCATATGCATCGAAGGTTTTAGCCCATACCTTCCCACCAATAAATCATGAAGATCCATAAGTATTTTCTCATTCATACGAAGTTGTCTATGGCATTCTCCTGCATTCCTTATTGTCTCCATCAACCATCCCATGCCACTAAGGTTTGATATTCTTGGTGGGTTTTTATCTAGATATAGATCGACATAAATTTGAGCTACTTGAGCACCACCAAGAACTAAACTCCAAAACTGCGCACTCTCCTCACTACTATCACTCTCACTCTCGGACACCTGCAATTTGGCATGAaacaaaataacatgaataCACCATTGTTCAAGTGACATTAATACAAAAGGTTCAATGATGACAAAGTTCAAGTGacattaataaataaaaataaaaatggtgtcCACATAATTGAAAAAAACAAATGGTGATCTTCAGTTCCCGTATTTGACGTTGAACTTCCTCGTAAGCCAACCGAATCTAATGTCCTTAGTTGGAAGTGTCATGAACATGTCCCTTTGATCtttcttcacaaacaactcAGTAGCAATAAAATGCTCATCGGTACCATACCCCGCTCCACAatccaaaacaagatccattACTTGTTCAACAGTAACTTCGCCAACCTTTCTTGATGTGAAAGCCTTGGCTTGTTCAGCTATCTCACTCAATTTTTCTTGAATCACAAGTGCTGTTCCTGTTTTtgctttctttcctttctctaTGACAACCCTcgatcttctttttgcattgcCAATGGATGGAGATACCTCCTCAATGTCATTCACAGCAACACCTCCATTATCCTCAATGTCATCCCCACCACCATCAAGGTTCTCACCAACATCAAGGTCTACTTCAATAGGAGTGTCATCATTTTGGGGTATGATAGGGTTCGAGCTCATAGGGTTCCAATGATCTGTTTCATCATTAATGATGTCACCAAACATAACGGTCAAATCATCCACATTTTGCAGAGATTTTATCCTGAACCCGCCGCATCCTGGGATATCCTGTCAGCCTCATCCAAGTCAGCCTCATCGTCGGCCAGGGGCTGCTTCCTGCCAGTGTGGGCACGGGCGCCACGCCCGCCCACCGCCAAACTACGGCCGGCCGCGCCCAAGGCACGATCGAACCCGGCCTGGCCGACAGGCACGAACTCATCCAAGTCAGCCTCATCATCGGCCATCATCGTCCTATTGCCGGCATAGGCACGGGCGCCACCGACCAAGCCACGGCCGCCCACCACCAAGCCACGGCCGGCGACGCCCAAGGCACGACCGAACCCGGCCTGGCCGACAGGCACGAACTCATCCAAGTCAGCCTCATCATCGGCCATCATCGTCCTATTGCCGGCATAGGCACGGCCGCCCACCGCCaagccacggccggcggcgcccaggccacGGCCGATTTTTTCCAGGACGCCGGCGCCcaggccacggccggcggcgcccaggccggcggcacccaggccacggccggccgcgccaaggccacggccggccgcgccaaggccacggccggcgcccaggccacggccggcgccgcccagcCCGGAGCCGCGCAGGCCGGAGGCGTCCAGGCCGGCGCCCAGGCgggcggcgcccaggccgccggcgcccagcCCGGCCGCGCCCAGGCCGGCCGCATCCAGGCGGCCGGCGcccaggccgccggcgcccagcCCGGCCGCGCCCAGGCCGGCCGCGTCCAGGCGGCCGGCGcccacgccggccgcgcccaggcgggcggcgcccaggccgccggcgcccagcCCGGCCGCGCCCAGGCCGGCCGCGTccaggccggcggcgcccaggccggcCGCGCCCAGGACAGGGACGGCCGCGCCCAACCCACGGCCGCCCGCCCCCAGCACAGGGTCGCCGCCGGCATCCTCCAAGTCCTCGACGGCCACGGGTTCCGCACCGTCGGCcatgggcggcgacgggtggaacgggcgctcgacgccggcgacggaggaggagaacCAGGCGGTGGAGCCGAGTCTGGCGCGAGGGCGGCGGTGGAATCACCAGCGGCGCCCAGGCCGGAAGCtgtacgggcggcggcgcccaggccggAAGTTGTACGGGCGGCAGCGAACGGCCAGAAGAACAGGAGTCGCGGGAAGAACAGGAGTCGCGCCAAACAGCCacggttgttttttttttctttctcaacGGTACTGTAAAgggtggcattggtgggtaatttctaCCCAACTCCAAGAGGGGTTATAAAAGTTGTTTTTTGAGAGCACCCTTTGAGGAGCTCCAGGAAAATCTTGGAGTTGCCCCCCagatccacattttttttggagttggtatAGTTGGAGCTGAaggtgtttggcaagatgaagctggagtggagctattttttttggagcggagcagtcccaaacagaccctaagtaTCTGAGGAAGGATAGCGAATCGATGCAATCGATTTTGTTTCATCAGAAGAAACTATACAAGTTTTATCAGCATGGTTTTCTATGTTTTCTCTGACCAGTTTACCTGGTGCACATGTTTTCGGTTACACATAAACGTTCACATACACACACGCAACTACCTCCTACGTCGAGGATCTTCAAAAGATCTAGCCGACATATCTTAATAACGATAAATTCAACATGAAAGAGTAATCAATCAAAAATAAGAACATCATACTGACGCAATGCTGTTGTTTGTAGTGTGTAGACACAACACAAGGAAATGCCTTTGAGATCGAAAGCGACGCATGGACATTTATGGCTAAGCATGTAGTAGTACAGACGAACTTGTTCTGACACAAGTAATAGTATAAATACACACGTATAGCGTACGTACTGGAAGGATTGAGAGTTTGAGACTGCTATAAAACTAAACACTGACGTTTGTCATGTCTCATGTCTACCTGATGGCAGTGATGATGTCATGCACAAAAGAGAAGTGGTCTTGTCGATACTTCTGTCTGGGAAGTTAACATAATTTACACTTGGATTAAGACGATCATCTCCTCACTCTTCCATGCTTGCAAGAAATCAACTCCTTGAAACGGCGCAGCAGCGTCATAAGAAACTCGGCAGAAGACAAGCCATTGGGATCCTGGAGGCATCATGGTAGATCTGGCTTGACGTTTCCTGCCAGCGACGTAATTTTTTTGTTAGCTTATCGGATCAGATCAAGGTGACGCGAGTGTACTTGTTCCGGAGAGACACAGAGAAATGCTTGACGGAAAATTAATACATGGTGACACGTTTACGGAAAAGATACTGATAAATTAGGAGAGTATTCTATAGCCAGCCACCCATCGAACCGGGCTCATGCTCCTGGCCCGCTGGCCGCGTCTGTTGCATGCGCCAGCTGAGCAGGTTGGAGCCGAGGCGCTGGAACACACATTAACTATGTATACGGTGATTATGGTAAATAAACACGCAAAGATCCGGTAGTTAATTTAGGTTGATTAGTTGACGGTTGTTTCGGAAATTTTGAGTTCACAGTTGTGGCGTGCGTGCAAGCTAGTGGTCTGGATTACGATAATACGTGAGCAAGCAAGGTTTGTGTACACGTGCTGCGTGTGtacgtgattttttttttaatcaagcATCCGTATGTGTTAAGAGAACGAGACCATTCTGATATATATGTAGAACTAGTGCGTGCAATATATGGTAAATATTTAGACGCTTCCGAAAAAGACATGATGTTCAACTGTCGTAATACAGAGAAGAGTGACGATATAGGAAATCGTTACTATTACGATGAGTTGAATTTACCACGAAATCGTTAAGAGAATGCGGATGGCACGAGTCGATAATTAGGATGGAGAGTTACTATACAATCTTGTGTGTTTTCAAGGAACCAATTAGTATAATAACAAAACGAATTTACCATGAATTAGTCACGAGAATTTGGAAGTCACAAGGCGATAATTAGGATTTTAGGATGCAGAGTTACCACAATTTTGCGCCACAACCGTGAACTCAAAATTCCCGAAACAACCGTCAACTAATCAACCTGAATTAACTACCGGATCTTTGCGTGTTTATTTACCATAATCATCGTAGATAATGTGTGTTCCAGCAACTCGGCTCCAACCTGCTCAGCTGGCGCATGCAACAGACGCGGCCAGCGGGCCAGGAGCATGAGCCCGGTTCGGTAGGTGGCTGGTTAGATGGCCTGACTATTTTATAAGCTATTCTATGATCAGTCACGGAGTTATAGAATAAACTATTTTATGTTCATAATTTACAATATATAGTAAATTACCATATACAAGAATGAACATATCAATTCTAGTAAGTCGACTACattgttgtttgaaaccatTCAAGTTATTGTAACCATTCTAATGCGTTGAATGGACTGGCTACAAAATAAGCTATTCTATGACCGGCCGTAGCGAGGCTAAAATGCACCCAGGTGCATTCTGTACAACAAATGCACAGACCCCCACCTTACGTCCCGCGCGCTAGCTAATTCACGCGCTAAGGAAAGCCCATGCTCCTGCGTGCAAAACTAAATGGAGACAACTAATCACATGACGCCACCTCAGAACTCAACCCACCTACCAGGAAGTATGCATGCAGGAAATCTTTTCTTCATTCTAAACAAAAAATGCGATATTTCCTAAACTGCAAGTCCGATTTTAGATCCGTTTGAAGCAGGTTGTtggaaaaaaatatgtttaACACAACGAGATCTATGAAGGCTATATTTGATGAAGTTTTTTTCAAATATATAATTGCAACTAAGATGTGCTTTGAGTTGCAAGAACGTCTGCAACCCAATTACAACTTGATTGTAGCCTATTTAGCACTTGTTATTTATGATTGCAATTATTTAATACTCAGTTGCAACCCAATTGCTACTCTAATTGCACCTAGATATGCTTCCTACTAAATAGAATTGCAACCAGTTACTACTGATTGTAACTAGTTACTACTCGGTTGCAACACGGTTGGTACTCTGGTTGCAACAACGTATGATTGCAACTCAGAATTGCAACTTGACGTGATTATGGTGACCAGATGCATATAATACACAAAGttataactagttgcaactcGGTGGTAGATAGAGTTGCAATCGGTAGTACATTGATATGCAACTCActtaaatgataaaaaaatatatccataTTGGATCTAGTTTTATTGAGCATATTTTTTTGAGTGAGATGCAACAAACGGTTTGTCAATCTAGGTTAcgatttagaaaaaaaatcgtTTCAAAGATTTGAACCAACAAAAGATTCCATGCATGCAGTCTGGTGGAATTTGTATGCTAGGTAGGTTTACGTGGTAGGTGGAAGATACAAATTAACAGTGCGTTGGTTGCTCCAACCTGATGCACCCACCGGCCTGGGTGCATTCTACATACAAGATGCACCCAGGTGTATTACAGCAAAACAGTGTGTGTATACACACACACCAtatattaaagtgcggttgtttctttCGACCATCATGGTTGTTTTGTAAAAaaatccctcaactttttcataatcaacccgCAGGCCTTGGAATAGTTCTTAATAATTTTGTGAAAAGGTccccaaactttactgcaattgacCCGAGGTCCAGCCTTTGCTCTTGTTCTTTTGTCACGCGCACACAGCGcgcttgccggcggcggcgcgggacgcgCGCCACCGCTCCATCGCTCGCGTGGCCAACCCTTCCCGCGCTCACCACGCACTACTGCCACTCGCCCTGGCAGGCAGCTGCTCCCTCGGGCTGCACGCCCTACCCACCACGTAGACCtaaggggtgaaggagagaggaggaaggggaaaggaaacaAGGAGGTGATTGCCTCCTTGCAGTAAACCAAGTAGAGTCATATGCCAGCGAGGGCATGGTGCCAGGGAGGGGGGcatctagcaattgggggctcgattttgcacttgattggaatgatttggagtggattgtagaagggaggtggatggaaacaagaagaagaggaggatgcacTCCTGCTCATGGTGGCCAGATGTGTTGTGACCTAGCGCTCGAAGCGGGAGTGAGGCTAGGCACGGGGAGGATAAGCGCTTGCCTGGGCaacggcgaggacggcaagatGCGCGGTGCCTGGGCGACTACGAGAATAGGGCAAGATGCGAGTGGCGCCGATGGACGAAGAGACGGCAACTGGCTGGATGACGATGAGTATAGAggaaatcgaatgaatggatagaaCGGAGGTTAAgcggtgaatttttttatttccatgtgtggatcccacgtaataaacagatggTATGAAACCACCCATaaatatcttctactactatacatgcaaagagaggactactaggtacaacgcaccaacatattgtgaagcgaagccaacatattaggaacaagcgaataataacgtgagagcaagtaaggacccGTAGCATCGCACGGGCATTTCTACTATTATATATAAAAGTGCAATTTGTCAACCCATTATCGGTGTATTCTCTGTTATATATGTTGTTTGCTTGGTGTGCATGCCCTATCATCCGTTatcttgttttccttttgtgACCTCTTACTACCTCCATTAATTTTCAGAACGATACCCCCACTTTTCTATTGGGAATAGAAGTGTATAACCACCATCACTCCAGAACTTAACCTCATAAAGATTATGTCGTCGCAGAAACTGGTCTGCTTTTGTCCAGCTGACCAACAAGCCTCAAGCCGCTACAATATACGAAGGCTTGACCACCAAAACAAAAATCTATGAATGCTTAAAAGGTCAGGCATAGTGAACTCCCTCGCCTTGCACCACCTCTCCAATGCGATAAGCAGGATTCGATCCTTGGACTGCGCCTGATCACTTTGCCTAATTCATTCTCTATAATATTAACCATATTCTGCTCTGAATGCTCAGCTGAAAGTAGTTCTGCTTCATCCTTGCCATCACCAACTGAACCTAAGGGACTAGCTTCTATCCCAAGAACTTCAACTTGCTCTACAGATTCAGTCAAAGGAGGAGGCAGTGTAGATACGCCCAGATTAATGTTGTGATCATCCATATTATCAACATCAATGTTCTGATTCAGCAGCACAGCATGA
Proteins encoded in this window:
- the LOC140221520 gene encoding uncharacterized protein; the encoded protein is MADDEADLDEFVPVGQAGFGRALGVAGRGLVVGGRGLVGGARAYAGNRTMMADDEADLDEFVPVGQAGFDRALGAAGRSLAVGGRGARAHTGRKQPLADDEADLDEADRISQDAADHWNPMSSNPIIPQNDDTPIEVDLDVGENLDGGGDDIEDNGGVAVNDIEEVSPSIGNAKRRSRVVIEKGKKAKTGTALVIQEKLSEIAEQAKAFTSRKVGEVTVEQVSESESDSSEESAQFWSLVLGGAQVAQIYVDLYLDKNPPRISNLSGMGWLMETIRNAGECHRQLRMNEKILMDLHDLLVGRYGLKPSMHMNTLEMLAILLYTLGGNESNRRAQNRFNHSGETISRKFDEVLLCLIAMAKDFIRPKNPNFPTVHKRIRDDRRAYPHFKDCIGALDGTHIRVALSPEEMVRYIGKTGMATQNVLAVCDFDMRFTYVSTGQPGAMHDTSVLYNAIRVDEEFFPHPPQGNIVFI